AACCGCAGCGGCGTGTTGAAGTCGTCATTCAGCCCGAGTTGAAAGCGCGCGGCGATGCGCGTTTGTTAGCGCGGGCGCTGGACAATTTGTTTAACAATGCCTGGAAATTTACGGCGAAAAAATCACCGGCAAAAATTGAATTTGGAATGATGGCTCGCGCGTCGGTTCCTGTTTTTTTTATCAGAGATAATGGCGCTGGCTTTAACAACGATTATGCGGCTCAATTGTTTGCGCCATTCCGCAGATTGCATTCAAGTAAAGAATTTCCGGGCAACGGAATAGGTTTGGCGACAGTCCAGCGCATTATTCACCGTCACGGAGGAAAAATTTGGGCGGAGGGTAAAGTCAACCAGGGCGCCGTTTTTTATTTTACTGTCCAACCCAAGGAAAAATAGCAGAATTATTAGCGAAGGACAAGCAACACAAGGAATGTTCTGAAGGAGAAGCGAAATGGCGGAGAAAGTTCTGATTGTTGAAGATGAAAACATCATTGCCCTGGAACTCACATGGCAGTTGGAGGGTTTGGGCTATCAAGTTGTCGGCGTTATTTCGCGCGGCAAAGAGGCGATTTATCGCGCGGCAGAAAAGAAGCCGGATTTGATTTTAATGGATATCCGTCTCAAAGGCGAACTGGACGGATTTCAAACTGCGGAAGCAATTCAGGCGCAGTCAAATATTCCCATTGTGTATCTCTCGGCGCTCGTTGATGATAAGATGCTCGAGCGGTTTAAAAGTGACAAGAGCGCTTCTTTTTATCTTCCCAAACCATTTACCGAAGGAGAACTAAAGGAGACGATTGAAAATGTTTTACATGGAAACACCAATTGTAAAAATTTGACTTTCAGTAAGCCCATTCAGGCTTAGAGGCAGTGGCTAACATTTCCAAAGGGATAGTGAATGACGCAAAAATTAAAAGTGATTTTCGTACGGGAAGCGGAAACTGAGTCCAATGATTTGATCAACAATCTAAAAAATAGTGAAATAGAAGCGCAATTTTCAGTGGTCGCGACTGAGTCGGAAATGAGAGAATTATTAGACGCTGATACATGGGATCTGGTGATTGCGGACGGGGACAGTCATTATTTTAACGGGATCGACGCGGTTCAAATTTTACAGAGCAGGGGAATAAATATTCCGGTTGTTTTTTTGGGCGATTCACAAGATGGACAGCGCTACGCCCGCGATTTGCACACGGGCGGCGGCTCTTCCTCTCGGCGCGATCAAATTAGTCAACTACTGAAACAAGCGACTGAACGAACAAAATCGGACGAAGGGAAAAAAACAGATCAGGAAAGGATGACCCCAATCGAATATGACGGGCTGTTCCGGGAATCGCCAGTGCCTTTGTGGCTGGAAGATTTTTCTGAAATAAAAACTTATCTGGAGCAACTAAAAAATGACGGGGTCCAGGATTTTGAGCAATATTTTGCTGAACATCCGGACGCTGTCAAATCATGTCTCGAAAGGCTCAAGATTATTGATGTCAACAAAGAGACAATTCGTTTGTATCAGGCGCAGGATAAATTGGAAATTATCCGAAATCCCATTGCTGTTTTTGAACAGGAGACGTTTTTTTCGCTTATCGGCGAATTGTCCGCTTTAGCGCGCGGAGAATTGGAGTATTCCTGCGAATTGAGCACAAAAACCCTACGCGGGGAACATCGATTTGTTCTGTTGAAATTATCGGTCATGCCCGGTTTTGAAAAATCGTTTTCGCGCGTGCTGGTCACGACTATCGATTTGACGGAACGCAAAAAAATTGAGCATGAATTAAAAATCAAAGAAGCGGCGTTCTCTTCGTCGCTAACCGGCATCGGCATTGAGGATTTGCGGGGCAGACTCACCTATGTCAATCAAGCAATGGCGGAGATGTGGGGTTACGACGATGCCAGCGAAGTTATTGGAACGACCGGAGAACAATATTGGCGGGACCAGAAAAAAGCGCATGCGGCTTTTGTTCAGGTTTTGCGTTCCGGGCGGTGGACGGGCGAGTTGGTGGGCGTCAAAAAGGACGGTTCACATTTTGACGTAAAAATTTCAGCAACAGCGATTTACAATGAACAGGGCAGTCCTGTTCTGGCAATGGGATCGTTTGAAGACGTTACCGAACAGAAGAAGGCGCAAATCGCCACCAAAGAGAGTGAAGCAATTTTCCACGCTTTATTTGCCAATAATCAGGCTGTAATTTTGTTATTGGACGTCTCCGATTCTAATCTTCCCATTGTCGACGCCAATGACGCGGCGGTGGCATTTTACGGTTACAATTACCGGCAGTTGCTGACGATGACGATGATGGATTTAAATACGCTTCCCGCTGCTGAGACGCGGCGTCGCATTAACGCCTACCGCAAGAAAAATAAAACGATTTTTGAGTTTCAGCATCGATTGGCTTCGGGAGAAACTCGCGACGTCGAGACCTACTCGGGTCCCATCGACGTTCGCGGCAAAAAATTGGTTTACGTGGCTGTGCATGACGTCACTGAACGTAAACGTATGGAGCGCGCGCTGCAACAGAGCGAAGAAAGATACCGCATGTTAGCGGAAAATTCTCCCAATGCCATCTTGGTTCATTCAAACAATAAAATCGTTTACGCGAATCAGGAAACGCTGAAAATTTTGGGTGCCAAGGAGCAAGGTAAAATTTTGCATTCGGAAATATTGGATTTTGTGCATCCGAATTTTCGCGATGCATTCAGACAGAGAATGCATCTCTTGTATAGCCACAAAACTGTTCCTCTTGTTGAGTATCAATTTGTAAGATCGGACGGCAAGATTGTCGATGTGGAAATCGCCGATGCTTTTGTTTATTTTCAGGGGCAGCCGGCGTCGCAAGTCGTCTTTCGCGACATCACGCATCGCAAGCGGGCGGAGCGCATCCAACAGTTTCTGGTTCGCATCAGCGGCGCCATACTTTCTGCTGAAGATTTGAACGATTTGTTTGAGATCATTCATCGTGAATTGGGAAAAGTGATTGATACGACAAATTTTTACATTGCCTTGTACGATAAAAATACGGAAATGATCGTTTCTCCTTACTATCGCGATGAAAAAAAGCATAATTTCAGAATGTTTCCTGCCGATAAAAATTTGACTGCCTGCGTCATCAAACAGCGACAGCCGCTGTTAGTTTCAGAGCGGGAGCTGCAGCGAATGATTGACGACGGCGAATTGGAAGACATGTCCGAAAAGCCAAAAGTCTGGTTGGGTGTGCCATTGCAAGCGAGAAATCATGTCATTGGAGCGATTGTTGTGCAAAGCTATCAAGACGAAAATGCTTTTGGCAAGGAGGAATTGGAAATTTTAAAATTTATTTCGGACCAAATTGGAATTTCAATCGAGCGAAAACAAAGGGAAGAAGAAATCCACGCCTCATTGAAAGAAAAAATCGTACTGCTCAAGGAAATCCACCATCGCGTTAAAAATAATTTGCAGGTAATTTCCTCTTTGCTTTATTTGCAATCCAAGTATGTGAAAGATGATCAAGCGCTAAAAGTATTTGAGGAGAGTCGGCACCGCGTTCGTTCCATGTCGTTGGTACACGAAAAATTGTACCAGTCGCAAAACCTGGCGCAGATTCCGTTCAAAAATTACATTGTCGATTTAGCGCGCTATTTGTTTCGTTCCTACA
This window of the Calditrichota bacterium genome carries:
- a CDS encoding response regulator — its product is MAEKVLIVEDENIIALELTWQLEGLGYQVVGVISRGKEAIYRAAEKKPDLILMDIRLKGELDGFQTAEAIQAQSNIPIVYLSALVDDKMLERFKSDKSASFYLPKPFTEGELKETIENVLHGNTNCKNLTFSKPIQA
- a CDS encoding PAS domain S-box protein, which produces MTQKLKVIFVREAETESNDLINNLKNSEIEAQFSVVATESEMRELLDADTWDLVIADGDSHYFNGIDAVQILQSRGINIPVVFLGDSQDGQRYARDLHTGGGSSSRRDQISQLLKQATERTKSDEGKKTDQERMTPIEYDGLFRESPVPLWLEDFSEIKTYLEQLKNDGVQDFEQYFAEHPDAVKSCLERLKIIDVNKETIRLYQAQDKLEIIRNPIAVFEQETFFSLIGELSALARGELEYSCELSTKTLRGEHRFVLLKLSVMPGFEKSFSRVLVTTIDLTERKKIEHELKIKEAAFSSSLTGIGIEDLRGRLTYVNQAMAEMWGYDDASEVIGTTGEQYWRDQKKAHAAFVQVLRSGRWTGELVGVKKDGSHFDVKISATAIYNEQGSPVLAMGSFEDVTEQKKAQIATKESEAIFHALFANNQAVILLLDVSDSNLPIVDANDAAVAFYGYNYRQLLTMTMMDLNTLPAAETRRRINAYRKKNKTIFEFQHRLASGETRDVETYSGPIDVRGKKLVYVAVHDVTERKRMERALQQSEERYRMLAENSPNAILVHSNNKIVYANQETLKILGAKEQGKILHSEILDFVHPNFRDAFRQRMHLLYSHKTVPLVEYQFVRSDGKIVDVEIADAFVYFQGQPASQVVFRDITHRKRAERIQQFLVRISGAILSAEDLNDLFEIIHRELGKVIDTTNFYIALYDKNTEMIVSPYYRDEKKHNFRMFPADKNLTACVIKQRQPLLVSERELQRMIDDGELEDMSEKPKVWLGVPLQARNHVIGAIVVQSYQDENAFGKEELEILKFISDQIGISIERKQREEEIHASLKEKIVLLKEIHHRVKNNLQVISSLLYLQSKYVKDDQALKVFEESRHRVRSMSLVHEKLYQSQNLAQIPFKNYIVDLARYLFRSYNADPFKIRLETDIADVALSVDIAIPCGLLINELISNAIKYAFPNQRKGMIKIKLVHDNKNHVFELAIRDNGVGIGDYLKEPTKSSLGLQLVDTLVDQINGKMEIETDEGTAFIIRFEEKYE